The Fragaria vesca subsp. vesca linkage group LG2, FraVesHawaii_1.0, whole genome shotgun sequence genome includes a window with the following:
- the LOC101297115 gene encoding hyoscyamine 6-dioxygenase-like, with translation MATKLISNQHDFKVVPESYILPPGVRPGTTDASVMEVIPVIDLQHLATNRSQVVKQIIEASQEYGFFQLINHGVGDDVLRKVLKVANEFFELPSEDKAVMYSEDSKQKSRVYTSIDYDNEKVHFWRDSLRHPCHPLAEHIDSWPQKPPQYREVMGGYAVEARKLCMLLLDLIGEGLGLEPGYFRDELTEVQLMAANYYPACPDPSLTLGLPKHSDINLITLLLQGEEVHGLQVLKDGQWLGVEPQPDGFVVNIGHMLKIVSNGKLSSAEHRVMTNKKVSRTTVTHFIHPAGNCFIEPAKALASKDSGSPPLFKSFAYKDFLPSYVQDTHAGVPPLDRHKIQA, from the exons ATGGCTACCAAGCTCATCTCAAACCAGCATGACTTCAAAGTTGTACCTGAATCCTACATATTACCCCCAGGGGTTAGACCAGGCACTACCGATGCGTCTGTAATGGAGGTCATTCCAGTCATTGATTTGCAGCATCTTGCTACCAACAGATCTCAGGTGGTCAAGCAAATCATAGAGGCTTCTCAAGAATACGGCTTCTTCCAG TTGATCAATCATGGGGTTGGAGACGATGTGCTGCGTAAGGTATTGAAGGTGGCTAATGAGTTCTTTGAGCTGCCTAGTGAAGATAAAGCAGTTATGTATTCTGAAGATTCTAAGCAAAAATCTAGAGTTTACACCAGCATTGACTATGACAATGAGAAGGTGCATTTCTGGAGAGACTCTTTGAGACACCCTTGCCATCCACTAGCGGAACACATCGATTCCTGGCCTCAGAAACCGCCTCAATATCG GGAGGTAATGGGAGGTTATGCAGTGGAAGCGAGGAAGCTTTGTATGTTGCTTTTGGATCTGATTGGTGAAGGCTTGGGACTTGAACCCGGATATTTCCGGGATGAACTTACCGAAGTGCAACTCATGGCTGCCAATTATTACCCAGCTTGCCCAGACCCAAGCTTAACCTTGGGATTACCTAAACATAGTGATATTAACCTCATCACTCTTCTTCTCCAAGGGGAAGAAGTTCATGGTCTTCAGGTCTTGAAAGATGGACAATGGTTGGGTGTTGAGCCTCAACCTGATGGCTTTGTGGTTAACATAGGCCATATGCTAAAG ATTGTCAGTAACGGGAAGCTAAGCAGTGCCGAGCACAGAGTTATGACCAACAAAAAGGTGTCGCGCACAACAGTAACCCACTTCATCCATCCTGCCGGCAACTGCTTTATTGAGCCTGCAAAAGCACTAGCATCTAAGGACTCCGGCAGCCCTCCACTGTTTAAATCATTTGCATACAAGGACTTTCTTCCCAGCTATGTACAAGACACTCATGCGGGAGTACCACCCCTCGATCGTCATAAGATCCAGGCTTGA
- the LOC101297406 gene encoding hyoscyamine 6-dioxygenase-like produces the protein MEKLISHRSNLQSVPQLYILPPETRPGNTQVLIFETIPVIDFLQLGTDRAELIKQVTRAAQEFGFFQLINHGVPDTLLDKVLNVANEFFELPGEDKESVYSENPMQSCRLYTSIDYMRERVHYWRDVLRHPCHPLEEHIQFWPQKPPQYRDVVGSYSVEVRKLGLCLLDLISEGLGLESGFFVGELSQVQIMATNHYPLCPDPSLTLGLPKHSDVNLITLLIQGEVSGLQVLKDEQWLTVQPVPNAFVVNIGHILQIISNGKLCSAEHRVVTNEKSSRTTVASYINPSFNCQIEPAKALLAEDSSAPLYRAFAYKDFLRTYVTDTHQGVPPLERYAL, from the exons ATGGAGAAGCTCATCTCACATAGAAGTAACTTGCAATCTGTACCTCAACTTTACATATTACCCCCGGAAACTAGACCCGGCAATACACAAGTTTTGATATTTGAAACCATTCCTGTTATTGATTTTCTGCAACTTGGTACTGATAGAGCAGAACTGATTAAGCAAGTTACAAGGGCCGCCCAAGAATTTGGATTCTTCCAG TTGATCAATCATGGTGTTCCAGATACCTTGTTGGATAAGGTATTGAATGTAGCCAATGAGTTCTTCGAGCTGCCTGGTGAAGACAAAGAAAGTGTATATTCCGAAAATCCTATGCAAAGCTGTAGATTATACACCAGCATCGATTATATGAGAGAACGGGTACATTACTGGAGAGACGTTTTGCGACACCCTTGTCATCCTCTGGAGGAGCACATCCAATTCTGGCCTCAGAAACCACCTCAATATCG AGATGTGGTTGGGAGTTACTCAGTGGAAGTGAGGAAGCTGGGTTTGTGTCTTTTGGATCTCATTTCTGAAGGATTAGGACTTGAATCTGGCTTTTTTGTGGGTGAACTTAGCCAAGTGCAAATAATGGCTACAAATCATTACCCACTATGCCCAGATCCAAGCTTAACCTTGGGATTACCTAAACATAGTGATGTCAACCTCATCACTCTTCTTATACAAGGAGAAGTTTCTGGACTTCAGGTTTTGAAAGATGAGCAGTGGTTAACTGTTCAGCCTGTCCCTAATGCATTTGTAGTTAATATTGGCCACATCTTACAG ATTATCAGCAATGGGAAGCTATGCAGTGCCGAGCACAGGGTTGTGACAAACGAAAAGTCTTCAAGGACAACAGTTGCAAGCTACATCAATCCTTCCTTCAACTGCCAAATTGAACCTGCAAAAGCACTTTTGGCTGAGGACTCCAGTGCTCCACTCTACAGAGCTTTTGCTTACAAGGATTTTCTTCGCACCTATGTAACAGATACTCATCAAGGAGTACCACCACTTGAGCGTTACGCCTTGTAA